From Paenibacillus graminis:
CCCCCCGGCGGGTGCGGTTTGGGCCGTCCCGGTTGCACCGCTCCAGCCCGGCAAAACTGTAGAGGCCCCGGCGCTCCCGCTGCCACTGCTGCCGAACTGCATGCCTATCAATATGCCGATGCCGGCCCACAAGCCGACCATAACCAGATTTTTACCGAACCGCGACATTTCATATTCCTCCTTTCCTTGTATGATCAGTTACTCTGCTTTACAGTGTCTACACCAGAGTCAGGCGCAGCCGCTTTTTCCGCATCATGGCTGTTCCAGTAGACATCGGCAATGGCATCGGCCAAGATATCCGCTGTCCGTTTCAGCTCATCCTCTGAATTATCGATTCCGCCTACTTCAATTAATACACTGTTAGGGGAAAGAGTCTGATTGTACTCTCCATTGTTGCCGTTGCCGGAAGATTTCCCCCAAATGCCGCGGGAAACTCCGGGATAGCTTTTTTCCAGCAGCTGATGTATTTTATTGGCGAACGCCTCATTCTTCTTCCAGTTTTTATTCGCATGGCCGAGGATAAAATACACCTGGGCATAACTTTTCCCGTTAATGACGGCAGTAGTTTTGCCATGCCGCTGTGAATCACGGTGAATATCAATCATTTCAGTCATCTCCTGATTGGCGCTCATCGCTGCCTTGACAGTCATTCGCGAATATTTATAAGAAAAGTTCCAATTATAATCCGGCACGGTCGTAGCGTAATCCTGTTGCGCATGAACCGTCCCAATTCCGCGCTGCTCCAGTCTTTTGGCAATATATGAGCCTACCAGCATTACATTTTTGGAAGGAACCGCTGAACTTGGGTTGTCACTCTCTACGCCCAGCAGCGGATTATAGGCCTCGCGGGGGTGGGAATGATAGATTAAAATCCGTTTGACCGAATCCTCCCGGCTGCTGCCGGGTGTAGAACTGCCGTTACTGCCTGCCGCGTCCGGTGCTGCTGTAGGTTCAGGCTGCATTTCGTTCTCTCCTCCTCCAGGCTCGTCCACTCCATCTCCGTGTGCCGGTTCTGTTCCGCTTGTCCCCGACTCCCCACCCGTCCCATCACCGGTAACATTAGCCTCAGGATTCCCGCCAGCCAGTTCATCCGTTCCCGGATGATAGTCCGCAGGAGCATCTTTGGCACCGCCCGACCCCAGCCGCAGCAGAAAAGGATCATCCGCGGCCAGCCCCGGAACCTCGCGGGAGAGCAGGCTCTTGGGGTCCCCCGGGTCCACACTGGTCAGCATCCGAAAGACGAAGGACGTTACGTTAGGGCCTGAAAATGCAGACGGTTCATCACTTTTCGGCAGATGCGGAACCTCCATGCCCAGCAGCTCCATAAAAAAACCGCTTGATAAGGAAGCCGCCAAACCTTTCATTGAGGGAATGGGCGAAGAGTTCAGCTTCTGTCCGGCCAATCCGCCGGCTCCAAGCAGCATAAAAAATACAAGTGAACCTCCGGCCAGCAGCAGCATCGTTCTCCCCAGCGACAGAACATCCAGCAGCTTGCTCCGCAGCCGGCCGATATTCCATAGCTGAAACCATTTTTTGTTCATTATTGTTATGTCCTCCTCCAGCCCTCTGTAATCTCTTATACTCCCAATCTATGAGCGGAGGAGGAATGCTAGAACCTGAAATGAGAGACAAAAAGAAGAGCCGCTCTCTCTATGTGATGGCGTACATTGTCTAACACTTAATAGAAGCAGCATCAAAAAAAGCCTGCCTCAATCTGCGGGCATGCAGACTGGGGCAGACAGAAAGCAGACTGAAAGCAGGTGTATAGCCAGACTGGGAGCAGGCGGATTTGAACAGCGGGCATGGACGGACAGATTAGATCAGCAGAACGGTTCCGCCACGGCTGAACCCTAAGCAGATCAGTGGGTGTACGCCCCTACATTGCCCGGATCAACAGCCTCATGCAGTGCAGCATTCAGTCCGCTGGCTACGATGTTGGCAATTTCTTCAATAAACTCATCAATTTCCTTGGGCGTCACAATGAGATCATGTCCGAGCGGCTCCAGCACCTCTTTGACCAGCGACAGCCGTTCGTGCTCAGAGATGTCGTCCAGCATGCCCATAATTTCTTTGGTTTGGGTGGCCCCGGCTCCAGCCTGCCCAAAATGCCTGCTCATCATCTCCAGGACGTTGTTCACAATGGTTGAAGCATAGCAGACGGTAGGAACACCGATAGCGATGCAGGGAATGCCCAGTATCTCTTTAGTCAATCCCCGGCGTTTATTGCCAATTCCTGATCCGGGATGGATGCCGATGTCAGCGATTTGAATCGTCGTATTGATCCGTTCCAGTGAGCGGGATGCCAGTGCATCTATGGCAATAATCACATCCGGTTTGGTACGGTCAATGATCCCCTGAACCACTTCACTGGATTCAATACCGGTGAGACCCAGCACGCCCGGAGCAATCGCACTTACATTGCGGTAGCCCGGGGAGACCTGATCAGGAACCAACTCGTAGAACTGGCGGGTAATCAGCGAATTCTCCACAACGAGCGGCCCCAGTGAATCGGGAGTCACGTTCCAGTTGCCTAGACCAACTATCAGAACAGAAGAGTTGCGGTCAATGCCGATTCGGTCCATGAAATGCTCAAATTCACGGGCAAACACCACGGATACCTTCTGCTGCAGTCCGGTATCACCGCCGCGAAGCGCGGGAACCTCCAGGGTTACGTAATTTCCGATCGCACGCCCAATGGCCTGAGAACCCGCATTATTAGCCACGGCAAGACGGGTAACCTTAATGCCATCCGCCTCTTCCACCTCTTCGTTCACACCGGGAATCGGCGTTTTTTGCGGTCCCTGAGCCATTTCCTTTGCTTCCAGCGCCAAATCTGTGCGTACCGAATACAGCTGAAGATCCAGTTCCATTATAAGTTCAGCCTCCTTTTGCATATTGGTGATAGTGTGCGAGAGAAAGCCATGGTTTATACAGGCCGGAAAGGTTAAATTTCAAAGCTTTAGTCTTGCATTTTGTGAGAGGTCATGCTAAACTATTTTAAGTTGTGAATCATTTGATGATTTCGAATGTCTTTCAGGAGGTGAATGCAATGCCAAATATCAAATCCGCGGTAAAACGCGTCAAGACGACCGAAAAACGCCGTGCACTGAACGCTTCCCAGAAATCCGCGCTTCGTACAGCTGTGAAAACTGCTGATGTAGCTCTGACTGGTACAGAAGTGGAAACTGCTCAGGCTGCTTTCCAAGCTGCTTCCAAAAAGCTGGACAAGGCTGTAACCAAAGGCCTGGTTCATAAAAATGCGGCTGCCCGCAAAAAATCCCGCTTGGCGAAGAAATTGAACGCTCTTAAGGCGGAAGCCTAAGCCAAGGGCTACATTCATAATGAGCACTTTAAGAACCTGACCGGTATGCTGCATACGGTTAGGTTTTTTTGTGCACATTGTTTACCTCTCCTCAACCAAACTGCCCGATGGACCTTCAACAACGGCATTTCCGCCGTTGTTTCGCTGCAGACTGCCTGGGGGTCCTTCAACAACGGCATTTCTGCCGTTGTTTCGCCGCA
This genomic window contains:
- the gpr gene encoding GPR endopeptidase, whose product is MELDLQLYSVRTDLALEAKEMAQGPQKTPIPGVNEEVEEADGIKVTRLAVANNAGSQAIGRAIGNYVTLEVPALRGGDTGLQQKVSVVFAREFEHFMDRIGIDRNSSVLIVGLGNWNVTPDSLGPLVVENSLITRQFYELVPDQVSPGYRNVSAIAPGVLGLTGIESSEVVQGIIDRTKPDVIIAIDALASRSLERINTTIQIADIGIHPGSGIGNKRRGLTKEILGIPCIAIGVPTVCYASTIVNNVLEMMSRHFGQAGAGATQTKEIMGMLDDISEHERLSLVKEVLEPLGHDLIVTPKEIDEFIEEIANIVASGLNAALHEAVDPGNVGAYTH
- the rpsT gene encoding 30S ribosomal protein S20 encodes the protein MPNIKSAVKRVKTTEKRRALNASQKSALRTAVKTADVALTGTEVETAQAAFQAASKKLDKAVTKGLVHKNAAARKKSRLAKKLNALKAEA
- a CDS encoding stage II sporulation protein P, which produces MNKKWFQLWNIGRLRSKLLDVLSLGRTMLLLAGGSLVFFMLLGAGGLAGQKLNSSPIPSMKGLAASLSSGFFMELLGMEVPHLPKSDEPSAFSGPNVTSFVFRMLTSVDPGDPKSLLSREVPGLAADDPFLLRLGSGGAKDAPADYHPGTDELAGGNPEANVTGDGTGGESGTSGTEPAHGDGVDEPGGGENEMQPEPTAAPDAAGSNGSSTPGSSREDSVKRILIYHSHPREAYNPLLGVESDNPSSAVPSKNVMLVGSYIAKRLEQRGIGTVHAQQDYATTVPDYNWNFSYKYSRMTVKAAMSANQEMTEMIDIHRDSQRHGKTTAVINGKSYAQVYFILGHANKNWKKNEAFANKIHQLLEKSYPGVSRGIWGKSSGNGNNGEYNQTLSPNSVLIEVGGIDNSEDELKRTADILADAIADVYWNSHDAEKAAAPDSGVDTVKQSN